In one Haemophilus parainfluenzae genomic region, the following are encoded:
- a CDS encoding rhodanese-like domain-containing protein has protein sequence MKKLFTAVLSAAAIAVPFFASANTAPQTEQSAVQQEKAKGVWIDVRSAEEFNAGHLQDAVNIPHDKIIEGVKAIGSDKDAPINLYCRSGRRAEAALTELKNAGYTNVTNHGGYEDLVKKGLK, from the coding sequence ATGAAAAAATTATTCACAGCAGTACTTTCTGCGGCAGCGATTGCTGTACCTTTTTTTGCTTCTGCGAATACTGCGCCACAAACAGAACAAAGCGCAGTACAACAGGAAAAAGCAAAAGGCGTTTGGATTGATGTACGTTCAGCCGAGGAATTTAACGCAGGTCATTTACAAGATGCGGTGAATATTCCACACGATAAAATCATTGAAGGTGTTAAAGCGATTGGCTCAGATAAAGATGCACCGATCAACCTTTATTGTCGTAGTGGCCGCCGTGCCGAAGCCGCGCTCACTGAGTTGAAAAATGCAGGCTATACCAATGTAACCAATCATGGTGGTTATGAAGATTTGGTTAAGAAAGGTTTGAAATAA